The sequence GAAGCATTGGCCGGCGTTCTTTAAAAACCTTAAAATAGGACATTTTAAAGTTGCTAGAAATAGGACATTTTAATCTTGCTAATGCAATCACTAATATTAATATTTACTGAAATCATTCCTTGTTGTATAATAATTGGTTATTACATTATAGTTTAATAGCGGAGTTAGCAGAAAATGCGCCTTAAAAGGTTTCTTTATACTTACCGTAGGTCTTTTATTTTTCTTGCCCATCTACTGATTTTTATTATTGCATTTTTGTTTGCTTTTGTGTTGCGTTTTGATTTTTCTTTCCCCTTGGAGTATAAGTGGTTGATTGTCAAGATATTAGCAATTTTAGCTATTATTAAGACTCTCATATTCTACTACTTTGGAGTTTTCTCTGGCCTCTGGCGTTATGTAAATATTGATGATGTCTGGAGGATTACTAAAGCCTCATTTATTTCCAGTGTAGTATTTGTTATTGTTGCTTTTTTTATTGGTATCAATTACTATTTGCCTTATTCGGTATTTGTCTTGGATTGGATTTTGTGTACGGGTTTAGTTACAGGGATGCGTTTTGCTACGCGCATGTTTAGGGAAAGATTTAGGCCTACTCCTAATATTTTTATGAAAAGGGTTTTGATTATGGGGGCTGGAGAGGCGGGGGTTATGGTTTTACGTGAAGTTAAGCATAATCAAGAGCTTGGGATGAGGGTAATTGGTTTTATCGATGATGATCCTAATAAAAAAAGACAGTATATTCAAGGGTTTAAGATTTTAGGTACCCGAAATGATATTGCTTCTATCGTAAAGGAAAAAAGTATTAATGAAGTTATTATTGCTATGCCTTCGGCAAGCGGGGAATCGATTAGGGATATAATCTCCCGTTGTCAGCTGCCAAATTTGACAGTAAAGATTGTTCCTAAGTTGAATAAAATTCTGGGAGGGGAGCTGGAGATAAGGCCGCGCGAGGTTAAACCGGACGATCTTTTGGGTAGAGAGACGGTAAATATCGATAAGCTTGAGATAAGAAAATACCTAAAAGAGAAAAGGGTTTTAATTACCGGGGCTGCTGGCTCCATTGGTTCGGAGTTATGCAGGAAAGTTGCCAATTTTTCCCCGGAAGAAATTATTTTAATTGATCATAATGAAAACAATCTTTATTTTTTAATTATTGAACTCAAGTCAAAATATCCTAGCCTTAATATCCAATCGGTTATTGGCGATATCAATGATATCGGTTTGTTGAAAGAAACATTCTCTAAATATAAACCGCAGGTAGTTTTTCATGCTGCAGCGTATAAACATGTACCGCTGATGGAGGATAATCCGATAGCGGCTGTAAAAAATAATGCTATTGGCAGCAGGAATATTATTTATGCTGCGCATCATTATCGTGTAGAGAGGTTTGTTTTGATTTCAACTGATAAAGCTGTAAATCCCGTAAATATTATGGGATTAAGCAAGAGATTGGCGGAGATTTTCCTGCAGGCTAAGGCAAAACGAAGCAAGACCAAATTTATGGCTGTGCGTTTTGGCAATGTCTTAGGTTCCGATGGAAGTGTCGTGCCGTTATTTAAAAAACAGATAGAAGCCGGTGGCCCTATAACTATAACGCATCCGGATGCAACCAGGTATTTTATGAGCATAAGAGAGGCTGCCCTTTTGGTTTTACAGGCAGGGGCAATAGGGGCAGGAGGAGAAATTTTTATACTGGATATGGGGGATCAAATTAAGATAGTTGATTTGGCTAAAGACCTGGTGACATTGTCCGGTTTAGAATTAGGCAAGAATATTTTTATAAAGTATGTGGGCTTGCGGCCGGGGGAAAAAATCCGCGAAGAGCTGTTGCTTGATAAAGATAAAGATAAAATTACTAAACATAATAAGATCTACATTAATCAGCCCGATGATTTCGATCTTGTTTCTTTGAGAAAACAACTGAAGGAATTGGAAAGTTATATCAATTCAACAAATAAAGATAAAGTTATAAGGAAAATGAAAGAAATAGTTTTTTCCGCTAAAGGTAATTAATTATGTTAGATAAGAAAAGACTTATTTTATATTGCGACAGGGCAATAGTAGCCTGTTTATGTTTGCTAATTTTTTGTTTACCGTTTACAAAAGCCGCAGCCGAGTCTTTTACTTGGGCTGCTATTTTTTTATGGTTGTTAAAGAGGATACTGGGATATCGGACAGAGGTTTTATGGGGCCTTTTCCCCAAGACAGCTTTAAATAGAGCTTTATCAGTTTATGTTTTTGCTAATATTTTATCAGTTATCTTTTGCTCTAAATTAAATTTATTTTTACGAGGATTTTTTGGCAAAGAATTAAAATTTTTGCTTATATATTTTATGCTAGTTGAGGTTATAAATAATAAGAAGCGTCTTTTGAGTATTCTAATTGCGATAATTGCTTCTGCTGTGTTATTAACAGTCGATGGGGGGGTGCAATATTTTACCGGTAGGGATTTTTTAAGAGGCAATTATATGAATAGTTTCTGCGCTTCTTTTTTCGCAGGTAGCGGTTTTGCCGGCTGGTTAATCATAATCATTCCAACACTCTTGGGGATCTTAGCGGCAAAGATAATTGCGAATGTTAAATTAAAGATTCTATTTTTCGTGATGATTGGCATACAAATTTTATATTTATTATTAACATATTCCCGCGGGGCTTGGATAGGATTTTTAATTGCCATCTTATTTGTGCTGGTTTATTTTATTAAAAAGTTAAGTTTAATAACCAGGGTCCTGTTTTTAACCGCATGTGTTTATTTATTGATTTTATTGATATTTTTGCCGCATATCTTGAACCCACAACTTAAATATGAAATATTAACGAAATTTAAATTTAGTCAAACTCTAAATAATCGCGTAAAATCAATACCACAAATAACCACAGGTTCTAATTTAGAAAGGGTTATGCTTTGGAAAGAAGCTCTAAAAATAATCAGAGATTACCCGATTACTGGGTGTGGGCTGAACAACTATTCCATAGTTGCCAGGCATTATAAAAGCTTTGAAGGAGGCGGCGTCTACCCGCATAATTCTTTTCTTCAAAAGACTGCTGAAATTGGCATTGTTGGTTTATTGGCTTTTCTTTTTCTTTTATTTAGTTTTTTTAAAATCGGAGTTATGCATTTAAAGAAAAAGAAAAATTATTTAGTCTTAGGTTTTTTAGCTGGTATTTTGGCTTTTTCAGTGCAAAGTTTCTTCGACACCAATCTTTATTCATTACAGATGGTGGTTTTATTTTGGTATATACTTGGCTTAACGATTGCTGTGATTAAATTAGATTCTTCAAAATAAGATAGATAACCTTATATCGCCATGAAATGCATATTTTCTGTAGATGTTGAAGATTGGTTTCATATCTCTGGGCTTGTCAATACTCCGGAATTGCCAACTTGGGAATCATTTCCTTCGAGATTAGAAAAAAATTTTATGCAGTTATTGGATATTTTTAGCCAAAAAAATGTCCAAGTAACCTGTTTCTTCCTCGGATGGGTGGCGGAAAAATTCCCCCATTTAGTAAAAGAAGCAAAAGAGCGCGGCCATGAGATTGCTTCGCATGGGTATTCGCATAGGTTAGCATATGAAATGAGCCAGGAGGAGTTTCTAGCGGATGTCCGTAAGGCCAAGCAGATAATTGAGGATGTAAGTAGAGTGGCTGTGCTGGGATATCGGGCTCCGGGATTTTCAGTAACTAAAGATACTCCTTGGTTTTTTAATAAGTTAATGGAAGCAGGTTATACTTATGATTCGAGTGTTTTTTCTGCCCCAAGGGTATTCGGAGGGCTAAAAAGTAAAAGATACGCACCATATGCGGTAGGCAATGGGTCTTGTGAGTTTATTGAATTTCCAATTACTGCGATTGAACTTTTTGGAAAGCCTTTTTGTTTTTTTGGCGGCGGCTATTTAAGGTTAACTCCGTATTTTCTTATTAAAGAGATGGGGTTGAAGGTTATAAAAGAGAAACGCCCGGTTGTGTTTTATATCCATCCTAGAGAGATCGATCCAGATCAGCCGCGTTTACTTATGAATATGCAACGAAGATTTAATTCTTATGTCAATTTGAAAACTACCAGAAATAAAATTATAAAGATACTCGATCAATTTGAGATTACGACTTTTACTAAATTCATTAAAGAACATAAAATCATGGAAGAGCCTATCCAATGAAGAAAAACCAGGTAAAAACATTTTTTAATAAATACGCTGTTGATTTCAGTTTGATTTACGGAGGGGGCAACAATTTTTTTAATAATTTTATAAATAATTATTTCAGAAAGTCGATGAAAGTAAGGTTTATAAAAACAATCCAGGGCTGCCAACCGCTTAGCGCAAAGAAGATAATTGATATTGGTTGCGGAGCTGGGCATTATGAGATTGCATTGGCAAAAGAAGGGGCGCAGTATATATATGCAGTAGATTTTGCCAAAGGGATGGTTGATCTGGCTAAAGAGAACGTTAAAAAAGCCGGTTTCGCAGATAAATGTAGGTTTGATCTGGTTAATTTTATATCGGATACTATTGGCGAGACCTTTGACTATGCGATTCTTATGGGCTTTATGGATTATATTAAAGACCCAAAAGTAGTAATAAAAAAAGTACTTTCTATTACTAAATCAAAAGCGTTTTTTAGTTTTCCAGTACGGGGAGGGATACTTGCCTGGCAGCGAAAACTCCGCTATAAAAACCGATGTGACCTATTTTTTTATGATCAAGAGCAAATATATAATTTATTCGAAGGCTTAGAGTATAAAAATCTAACAATAGAAAAAATTGGGCGGGATTTTTTTGTAACCGTAACCTGCAATGGATAAATATGATTTCTTAGATGCCAAGTCTCTCATAAACTTTATGCCTTATAAGAGGGAAATAGACCTTACTATTTTTGTGCCTTGTTACAATGAGGAAGGAAATATCATAGACACTTTCAATACTTTGACATCGGCACTATTAAAAACTAAGCTTTCCTGGGAAATTATAGTTATCGATGATGTTTCGACAGATAAATCTAAAGAGTTGATTTGTCAGTATATTGATGCCCATCCTGAGTATTCCATAAGGTTATTGGCTAGGAAAGTGAATATTGGTTTGGCTCAGAATTATATCGATGCGGCTTTTATCGCAAGAGGCAGATACTACAAGTTGGTTTCCGGAGATAACGCTGAGCATCAGGAAACCTTAGAAAATATTTTTAGCCTTTTAGGTAAAGCTGACATGATTATTCCCTGCCATCTTAGAGTTCAGGGGCGTTCTTTTATGCGGGACCTGTTCTCTAAAACTTATACTTTTATTGTTAACGCTATCAGTGGTTATAAGATTAAATATTATAATGGCGGGGCATTACATTTGACTCCTAATGTGTTACGCTGGCACACCGATTATCACGGGTATAGTTTTCAGGCGGATATTATCACTCGTTTACTGGACCAGGGGATGAGTTATATCGAGATTCCCGGCACTTCTCACGAAAGAAAAGCAGGGGTATCGCAAGCGCTTAAAGTAAAGAATTTTTTATCTGTCAGCCATTTCTTCCTTGATTTGTTAATCAGGCGGTTTGGCAGGATATACCGGAATAAAGCTAAATAGTTTAGTTTAATCGTTGCGCAGAAATCCCCGCCTTCTAAGGCGGGGCTGAATGCGCAACGATTATCCGCCAACGCTCCAGTGGCGGATAATCCAGAAAAGAAACCACGGGCTAAAGCCTGTGGAGATTCATTTTTATTCGGGAGATTTAATGGGAATTTTATGTTTTTCAGTTGTCCTGGTAATAGCTGCAATAGTTTTGCATTTAATTTTATTGAAGCTTAAGTTTCGTTTACCTAGCAATCCTCTGATAGCAATAATTTTGATTTTCTTTTTCGTTTTGGTAGCCGGTTTTACAATCTCCTTTTTTTTAAGAAATGAATACAATTTTTTGCCAAATTCAATTTGGGAATATCTGCAAGTATTAATTTTCTATTTTCCGGTTATGTTAAGTTATGTCATTACCTATGTTGCGCTGGAAGATGACTCTCCTTCTATGACTATTGCGCGTTTTGTAGAACAGGCTAAAGAAAAGGGGAGAAGCCGGAGCCAAATAATGCAGATTATTACCAATGAAGCTTTAATATTACCCCGAATCAAGATTATGCTAAAAGACGGCTGGATAGAATATAAAAATGGGCAGTATCTTGCAACGAAAAAAGGGCGATCCTATAACCAGTTTTTTGCCTTTGGGCTAAAACTATTAAGAATAACCAGAGAAGGCTAATATAAAAGTGTTAGAAAATTATACTCTATTAGTTTTGGCTCCTATTTTAGGTATGGTGAGCAATATTTTAGTTCATGTAATTGTGTCTCGTTTTAATCAGAGGCGCAGCCAGATAAAATGCCTTATTTTTGGTTTTATTTCCGGTTTAATTTGTGTGGTGATTCTATCTTTGGTAACCTATTGCAAGCAGATTAATAATTTAGATTTTATTGCTTATTTATTGTTGGGTTGCATTGCTTATTCTGCGTTTGCTTATGTTTATTTTCATTTTATTAATATAAATATTGCTTCTCTTAGAATCCGTATTCTGCAGGAAGTCATTGATTCCCCAGATGGCTTGACGGAAGAAGGCATACTTTCTCGATATAATGTTGAACAGATGCTTGATAATCGTATCCAGAGACTAGTCGATAGTGGCCAGCTTATAGAGAAGCAAGGTGTTTATTCGCTTGGAAGTAATCGTATTTTTCTTACATTATTCTGGTTTTTTGAGGCATTAAAATTCATTTTTCTCGGCCGAGGTAACCGTTTATTAAGCCCGAATGATCAGCAGCCATTGTCTTTTGGCCTACTTATCAGAGTTTTATGGCAGAATCAGTTTTTTCGATTTCTATGCATTGGCGCAATAAATACTCTTTTTGGATATTGCGCCTATGCTTTTTTGGTAATTTTGAATATTGATTATAGGATTGCCCTTACCATTAGTACTACTCTTGCGGTTTTGTTTAATTATTATACAAATGGCCGTTTCGTTTTTCGTAATTCCGGTAAAAAAGTTCTTTTGAGGTTTATTCTATTGAATGTAATCATGTATATATTTAATCAGCTACTTCTTATTACCCTGGTTAGCCTTAGAATGGGGAAATTGGTGAGCCAGGCGTTGATAGTTCCTATTGTAATTATTATTACTTTTATAATTAACAAAAGGTGGGTTTTCTTTAAAGGGAAATCCTAAAAGGAAAGAAAATGCAGATGATAAGTTTTATAATGCAGGCTGTAATTGCAATATTTAGTTCCTGGTTGTTTACAAGAGCTTATTTTTATTCACGGTCGTTTAGCGACACAATTTTAACCTGTTTTATATTATTATTTGCTCAGATTGTTTCAGTAGAGCTTGCTTTAGGAATGCTGGGGCAATTCTATTTTTTAAATGTTTTTATAGCGCATCTATTAATTCTAATATTAGCTTATCTGAGCTACCGTAATAAAAAAATCCCCTATCTTTTAAAGGTGGATTTAGGGATTTTTATGGACAGTAAATTATTAATTTTTGCTTTTTCAGTTTTTCTCGCCTTTTTTTCTGTGAAAGGTTACTTTAATCTGATCAATCCTCCTATTTCACCTGATAGTTTGCAAGGCCACCTTGCTTTTCCTGCCACCTGGATTATGCATGGAAATTTAGAGAATCGCCTTTGTATCTTTGGCGCAACCCCAATCCTGCATCCAGGTTCGTTAGAAACTACTGCCGGCACATATTATCCTATCAATGCCCAGTTATTTTTTGCCTGGCTTATGCTTCCTTTAAGAAATGCATTCCTGGCGGATATGGGAGAGGCTCCTTTTTATATCATTGGCATAATAGCAGTATATTCTATACTTAAGAATTATAACGTTGATAAAAGGCTGGCTTTGTTAAGCGGTTTCCTTTGGGTCCTTATTCCGAATATCTTTAAGCAGCTTAAAACTGCATCTCAAGTTGATGTTGTTTGTGCGGTAATGTTTCTTCTGGTGTTCTACGTTGTTTTATTGCTTAAGCAGAACTTCACTTTAAAGAATTCTTTACTCTTTGGTATCACAGCAGGGCTTTTTATTGGAATCAAGATTATTAATATAGTTTGGTTAGCCGCTCTTATGCCAGTGATTTGCTATATGTTTTATCATGGAGCAAGAACCGCCAAGGCTACTTTGAAGAAAATTTTAATTAATTTAAGTGTAATTGTTTTTTTTATTGTTTTATTTGGCGCATATATGTATATAAAGAACTTTATTTTGTTGGGTAATCCCGTATTCCCGGTTGATTTGACAATCTTTGGTAAAACTATTTTTAAAGGTTTAATTGATAATGCGACCTATGCTATAAAAATTGCTCCGGGAGATGGATTTAATTTTATGAGGATAACTTTTAGGGAAGGCCTGGGCTTGCAATTTTTGTTTTTTGTTTTGCCTGGTACCTTTGTACCGTTATTTTTTTATCAGTATTTAAAGAAAAACAAATATTCCATTACCGAATATATGTTGATTTTTGCTACTCCGCTTATAATGTTTATTCTCTATAGGGCTTATGTTAATGTATTTGTCGTTCGCTATCTTTTCCCATATATAAGTTTTGGGCTATTAACGGCAATTATTTTTGTGACTAGATTTTCCAAAGGGAACAGGTATTTAGCTGTTGCTTCGTTTATCTCTATTTTTGTAGCAAGTTTTGAATTAGCTAACAGGTATGAACTGGTAGTATCGATTTTACTTTATTTAATATTTTTTACCTGTTTAGTAGTTTATAAAGAAAAAGTAATTTTGTTCTACAGAAGCAAGAAGTTCGGTAAGTTTATATTAATCTCTTTACTTTTGGTATTTTTATTTTTAATCTATTTTAACGAAAAATATGATCGAGAAGAATTTGACCGCTATCCTAAGGTTTTTAGTAAGAAAGAATCTTGGCAGGTAGATATAGGAAGAGGCTGGAAGCGACTTAATGAATTAACTAATACCGGCTCCCGCGTAGCTTATACCGGCCGTCAGGAAGTTTATCCTTTTTTTGGCAGGAGGCTTAAGAATGAAGTAAAGTATATCTCTATTAACGAGAAAGAAGCCGCTCCTTATAATAAACCTGATGGCCGGTATCGGGAAGTCAAAGATTTTTTGGCTTGGAAAGAAAATTTAAAGAAAGAAAGGATTGAGTATTTGTTTATAGCTCTTCCTTTTGCCATTAATAGAGAGTCGCAAGACCCCAGTAAATTTCCCATCGAAGATGAATGGGCTGCAAATCAGCCGGAAAATTTCCGACTTTTATTTAGTAACTCATTATCCCATATTTATAAAGTTTCATTAAATAATTAAAGAATGAGCTCTCAGTCTAAAATAGAAAGCAGGATAATCCCGGAGGAAACCGGGCGTAACCTTTATATGCAACATCTTAAAGTTTATGAATTCTTAAATCAAAATGCCAAGAACAGGCAAATTTTAGAGATTGGTTGCGGGGATGGGTATGGGGCTGCTTTTTTGGCTAAAACTGCAAGATCTATAGTCGCAGTTGATTACGAAGACCAAGTAATTTTTACAGCACAGAATAAATATAAGGCGAATAATTTGCAATATCGCTGTATGGATGCAACAAGATTAGGATTTAAAGAGAATGAATTTGATCTCGTTTGTTCATTTCAGGTGATTGAGCATATTCCAGAAGATAAATTATTAGTTTATCTTAACGAATTAAACAGGGTATTGAAGCCCAATGGAGAGCTTTATCTTTCTACTTTGAATCTTGGGAAGGTAATGAAAAACCCGCAAACTTATAAAAAGAATCCGGCGCATTGTAAAGAATTTGTTGCGGAAGACCTGAAAGCTATTCTGTCAAAGGTTTTTGATAATTATGTAATATATGGTTTGCACCCAAGCTTAAAACATCAATTCTACCTGGTTTTGAAGAAAAGCGGGATTTTTAAATCGTTCCCATTTTTTCTTAATCCAGTCGAGAGATTTTATAAAAACTTAACCACGGATGATTTTAAATTAACCGCTTCTAACCTTAATAAAGCATCTGATTTTGTTTGTGTTTGCAAGAAAAATGCATAAAGCGCAAAAACGTAAGGCAAAGATATTTAAATTTTTTAAAGTCGCCAGGCTTCCTTATTTACCGTTTATTTTAGGTATTGAACCGGGAAATATCTGCAATTTAAACTGCCCATTGTGCCCTACAGGAGCCCAGTCAGGCGGAGCAAAAAAAGGTTTTATGAAATTTGAATTTTTTAAAAATATATTTGATCAACTTAAAAATAGTTTAGTTACCGTAAATCTTTATAATTGGGGAGAGCCGCTATTAAATAAAGACCTGTTTAAAATAATCAAATATATTAAAGATTATAAAAAAAACATATTTGTCGTCACCAGCACAAATCTTAATATAAATGAGAAGGGTGTATTACTCAAACTTTTGAATTCAGGCATCGATGAAGTTATAGTTTCTTGTGATGGTGCTAGTGTTGAGGCTTACAACAAGTATAGAGTAGGAGGAGATTTTAATCTGGTTATGGAAAATCTTAAATTTTTAGCCGATCAGAAGCGTAAATTAGGCAGCAACGTAGATATTGTTTGGAACTTTTTGGTATTTAAACATAATGAGCATGAAATAGCTACTGCTAGAGGTATGGCTGAAAAGCTTGGTGTTTCTTTTCGGTTAGGATTGATGCGGACTTCGATGAAAGATGAGGTTCTTAAGCCCCACCAAGAGGCAATAAAAAAGGATTTGGATTGGATTCCAGATAATCCTGAATATAGCGCTTACGATAAAGTTGGGCTTACTGCTAAAAAGATAATAAAAACATGCAAGAAACCGTGGCAAGAGATTGCTATAAACTGGAATGGTGAGGTTTTTCCTTGTTGCGCTGTTTACGGTGATAGTTTTAACTTTGGGGATACGGCCAAGGATTCTATAAGCAAGATTTGGAATAATGAAAAGTACATTTTGGCACGCAAAGAGATAATTAATAAAAAAGAAAATCCTTTTACTATTTGCGGTATTTGTAAGAACAATGGTTTTATGCACATGTAGGATTTAGCTAGATAATGATTAAATTAAAAAATTAACGATGAATACAGAAAATTTTAACTTTTTGGATAAGCTTACTTGCTGGTTTCGTTTATCTATGACTGCCAAGTATATTGAACAAAATGACGCGGTGCTTGATCTTGGCTGTGGTGTTCAGCACTATCTGCTTAAATGGGGCAAAGATAAATTCAGGGTTGGCTATGGGTTAGATTATGATGTAGAAGATTCTCAGAAAGAAAATATACATCTAGTAAATTACAAATTTCAAGAAAGCCTGCCTTTTAAGGATGAGTTTTTTAATAAGGTTTTCCTGCTTGCTGTTTTAGAGCATATTGAAGAAACTGGAGCTGGGGTTCTTTTTCTTGAATTTTCCAGGATTTTAAAAAAGAAAGGGCGTGTAATCATTACTATACCGACTCTGCGCGGGAAAGCAACTTTAGAACTTCTTGCCTTAAAATTAAGAATTCTTTCCTTTGAAGAAATTTCCGACCATAAACATTATTATAGCGCCAAAGAGATTTCTGATTTAGCAAGAGCAAGCGGGTTAAAAGTCATTCATTCTAAGCTATTTCAATTTGGGCTAAATAGCCTTTATGTATTGGAAAAGTAGCTTCGGTTTAAATTTTAACTCATTAAGAGAAAGAAAATAAATATGCAGATAAATAAAGAACTTTATAAATTACGTTTTGATGAAAACGAAAAAAATTGTAAAAATAATTTGTGGAAAGTACTTTGCAAAGATTTTTTACAGGATTTTATTAATCCCGATTCAAGTGTCCTTGACTTAGGAGCAGGCTTCTGTGAGTTTATTAACAATATTAAAGCAAAGATTAAATATGCCGTAGATATAAATCCTCAGCTGAAGGAGTACGCCAATAGGGAAGTACATGTTATAAATACCCATTCTGCTAATCTTCAAGGGATAAATACCGGCTCGCTAGATGTTGTTTTTTCAAGTGAGTTTTTTGAGCACCTGAAAAATAAGGAAGAGCTGTTTTTGACTCTTAAAGAGGCCCATAGGGTATTGCGTGAAGGAGGCAGGTTAATTATTATCTGCCCAAATATTCGTTATGTTGGGCATAGGTATTGGGATTTTATTGACCATGGTTTACCACTTACTCATTTGGGGATGCGCGAGGCACTCTTAGTAAATAAATATACTTTAATTAAGCTAATACCAAGATTTTTGCCTTATACTACTAAGAGCTGTTTGCCAAAAAACTTGTTTTTACTTAAAATGTATTTAAAGATGCCATTTTTATGGCGTATATTTGGAAGCCAGATGTTTATTATTGCCCAGAAGGAGAAGGTGTAAATAGTGGAGACACTCTTATTTTTTCTTTTGAATATTAGCCCGGTATGCGGAGCCTATCTATTAGTACGTAGATATTTCTCTTTTAAAGAGGCTGTGGATTCTTTTCTTGCCTACATCGTATTGTTTTATGCGCAGATTATAATAACAGTAATCTTTTTGGGGAGCCTCAATATTTTATCGTTAAATAATATTCTAATATTTAATTTTTTAGTTTTATTCTTTATTTGGTTTATCTTAAAAAAGAAGCAAAATTACAGTTATAAAGCAGATTTAAATATGTCCATTAGCTGGTTACGGAATTTAGCTATAGATGATAAAA comes from Candidatus Omnitrophota bacterium and encodes:
- a CDS encoding O-antigen ligase family protein gives rise to the protein MLDKKRLILYCDRAIVACLCLLIFCLPFTKAAAESFTWAAIFLWLLKRILGYRTEVLWGLFPKTALNRALSVYVFANILSVIFCSKLNLFLRGFFGKELKFLLIYFMLVEVINNKKRLLSILIAIIASAVLLTVDGGVQYFTGRDFLRGNYMNSFCASFFAGSGFAGWLIIIIPTLLGILAAKIIANVKLKILFFVMIGIQILYLLLTYSRGAWIGFLIAILFVLVYFIKKLSLITRVLFLTACVYLLILLIFLPHILNPQLKYEILTKFKFSQTLNNRVKSIPQITTGSNLERVMLWKEALKIIRDYPITGCGLNNYSIVARHYKSFEGGGVYPHNSFLQKTAEIGIVGLLAFLFLLFSFFKIGVMHLKKKKNYLVLGFLAGILAFSVQSFFDTNLYSLQMVVLFWYILGLTIAVIKLDSSK
- a CDS encoding class I SAM-dependent methyltransferase, whose product is MNTENFNFLDKLTCWFRLSMTAKYIEQNDAVLDLGCGVQHYLLKWGKDKFRVGYGLDYDVEDSQKENIHLVNYKFQESLPFKDEFFNKVFLLAVLEHIEETGAGVLFLEFSRILKKKGRVIITIPTLRGKATLELLALKLRILSFEEISDHKHYYSAKEISDLARASGLKVIHSKLFQFGLNSLYVLEK
- a CDS encoding glycosyltransferase family 2 protein, which encodes MDKYDFLDAKSLINFMPYKREIDLTIFVPCYNEEGNIIDTFNTLTSALLKTKLSWEIIVIDDVSTDKSKELICQYIDAHPEYSIRLLARKVNIGLAQNYIDAAFIARGRYYKLVSGDNAEHQETLENIFSLLGKADMIIPCHLRVQGRSFMRDLFSKTYTFIVNAISGYKIKYYNGGALHLTPNVLRWHTDYHGYSFQADIITRLLDQGMSYIEIPGTSHERKAGVSQALKVKNFLSVSHFFLDLLIRRFGRIYRNKAK
- a CDS encoding class I SAM-dependent methyltransferase, with the translated sequence MSSQSKIESRIIPEETGRNLYMQHLKVYEFLNQNAKNRQILEIGCGDGYGAAFLAKTARSIVAVDYEDQVIFTAQNKYKANNLQYRCMDATRLGFKENEFDLVCSFQVIEHIPEDKLLVYLNELNRVLKPNGELYLSTLNLGKVMKNPQTYKKNPAHCKEFVAEDLKAILSKVFDNYVIYGLHPSLKHQFYLVLKKSGIFKSFPFFLNPVERFYKNLTTDDFKLTASNLNKASDFVCVCKKNA
- a CDS encoding polysaccharide deacetylase family protein, coding for MKCIFSVDVEDWFHISGLVNTPELPTWESFPSRLEKNFMQLLDIFSQKNVQVTCFFLGWVAEKFPHLVKEAKERGHEIASHGYSHRLAYEMSQEEFLADVRKAKQIIEDVSRVAVLGYRAPGFSVTKDTPWFFNKLMEAGYTYDSSVFSAPRVFGGLKSKRYAPYAVGNGSCEFIEFPITAIELFGKPFCFFGGGYLRLTPYFLIKEMGLKVIKEKRPVVFYIHPREIDPDQPRLLMNMQRRFNSYVNLKTTRNKIIKILDQFEITTFTKFIKEHKIMEEPIQ
- a CDS encoding radical SAM protein; protein product: MHKAQKRKAKIFKFFKVARLPYLPFILGIEPGNICNLNCPLCPTGAQSGGAKKGFMKFEFFKNIFDQLKNSLVTVNLYNWGEPLLNKDLFKIIKYIKDYKKNIFVVTSTNLNINEKGVLLKLLNSGIDEVIVSCDGASVEAYNKYRVGGDFNLVMENLKFLADQKRKLGSNVDIVWNFLVFKHNEHEIATARGMAEKLGVSFRLGLMRTSMKDEVLKPHQEAIKKDLDWIPDNPEYSAYDKVGLTAKKIIKTCKKPWQEIAINWNGEVFPCCAVYGDSFNFGDTAKDSISKIWNNEKYILARKEIINKKENPFTICGICKNNGFMHM
- a CDS encoding class I SAM-dependent methyltransferase, whose protein sequence is MKKNQVKTFFNKYAVDFSLIYGGGNNFFNNFINNYFRKSMKVRFIKTIQGCQPLSAKKIIDIGCGAGHYEIALAKEGAQYIYAVDFAKGMVDLAKENVKKAGFADKCRFDLVNFISDTIGETFDYAILMGFMDYIKDPKVVIKKVLSITKSKAFFSFPVRGGILAWQRKLRYKNRCDLFFYDQEQIYNLFEGLEYKNLTIEKIGRDFFVTVTCNG
- a CDS encoding GtrA family protein encodes the protein MLENYTLLVLAPILGMVSNILVHVIVSRFNQRRSQIKCLIFGFISGLICVVILSLVTYCKQINNLDFIAYLLLGCIAYSAFAYVYFHFININIASLRIRILQEVIDSPDGLTEEGILSRYNVEQMLDNRIQRLVDSGQLIEKQGVYSLGSNRIFLTLFWFFEALKFIFLGRGNRLLSPNDQQPLSFGLLIRVLWQNQFFRFLCIGAINTLFGYCAYAFLVILNIDYRIALTISTTLAVLFNYYTNGRFVFRNSGKKVLLRFILLNVIMYIFNQLLLITLVSLRMGKLVSQALIVPIVIIITFIINKRWVFFKGKS
- a CDS encoding nucleoside-diphosphate sugar epimerase/dehydratase yields the protein MRLKRFLYTYRRSFIFLAHLLIFIIAFLFAFVLRFDFSFPLEYKWLIVKILAILAIIKTLIFYYFGVFSGLWRYVNIDDVWRITKASFISSVVFVIVAFFIGINYYLPYSVFVLDWILCTGLVTGMRFATRMFRERFRPTPNIFMKRVLIMGAGEAGVMVLREVKHNQELGMRVIGFIDDDPNKKRQYIQGFKILGTRNDIASIVKEKSINEVIIAMPSASGESIRDIISRCQLPNLTVKIVPKLNKILGGELEIRPREVKPDDLLGRETVNIDKLEIRKYLKEKRVLITGAAGSIGSELCRKVANFSPEEIILIDHNENNLYFLIIELKSKYPSLNIQSVIGDINDIGLLKETFSKYKPQVVFHAAAYKHVPLMEDNPIAAVKNNAIGSRNIIYAAHHYRVERFVLISTDKAVNPVNIMGLSKRLAEIFLQAKAKRSKTKFMAVRFGNVLGSDGSVVPLFKKQIEAGGPITITHPDATRYFMSIREAALLVLQAGAIGAGGEIFILDMGDQIKIVDLAKDLVTLSGLELGKNIFIKYVGLRPGEKIREELLLDKDKDKITKHNKIYINQPDDFDLVSLRKQLKELESYINSTNKDKVIRKMKEIVFSAKGN